A single window of SAR324 cluster bacterium DNA harbors:
- a CDS encoding helix-turn-helix transcriptional regulator, protein MTAPISLVDLDPDFLCSPSRSQWLREFRVNIPWTQAHLARVCGVARSTVVRWENDHSPVPKTAIVLVLLANIINEYCGISMQVMNWPERERDRWRRYLSTQNHPVDVVACAELRELLDVPDPVIPTKEEMERKYKRQARYEREKEKRCL, encoded by the coding sequence ATGACTGCACCGATATCCCTTGTTGATCTGGATCCAGACTTTCTTTGCAGCCCGTCTCGTAGCCAGTGGTTGCGCGAGTTTCGTGTAAACATTCCTTGGACGCAGGCTCACTTGGCCCGTGTTTGTGGCGTTGCCCGTAGTACCGTGGTGCGCTGGGAGAATGATCACTCACCCGTACCCAAGACGGCAATCGTGCTGGTGCTCCTGGCGAACATCATTAACGAGTATTGTGGGATATCCATGCAGGTGATGAACTGGCCGGAACGAGAGCGGGATCGCTGGCGGCGCTATCTAAGCACTCAGAACCATCCAGTAGACGTGGTGGCCTGTGCCGAGCTCCGCGAGCTCTTGGATGTTCCCGATCCGGTGATACCCACGAAAGAAGAGATGGAACGGAAGTATAAGCGGCAGGCGCGTTACGAACGGGAAAAAGAAAAGCGTTGCTTGTGA